The sequence below is a genomic window from Arthrobacter sp. U41.
TCATGCTGGTCCCCGTCTTCACGGTGGCCGAAAACGTCGCGCTGGGAGCGGAAACCACCAAGGCCGGCGGATTCCTGAACCTGGATGACACCCGCCGGAAGATCAAGGAGATCTCGGACCGGTACGGCTTCGACGTCGACCCCGACGCCCTGATCGAGGACCTCCCGGTGGGGGTGCAGCAGCGCGTGGAGATCATCAAGGCCCTCGTCCGCGACGCCAAGGTCCTCATCCTCGACGAGCCCACTGCCGTGCTCACCCCGCAGGACACCGACGAGCTGCTGGACATCATGCGCCAGCTCAAGAGCCACGGCACCTCGATCGTGTTCATTTCGCACAAGCTCCGCGAGGTCAAAGCCGTTTCCGACACCATCACGGTGATCCGGCGCGGCAAGGTGGTCGGCACCGCCGATCCCAGCGCCTCCACGACGGAACTGGCGTCCATGATGGTGGGCCGTGCCGTGAACCTGACCCTGGACAAGGCGCCGGCCCAGCCCCAGGAGACAACTTTCCAGGTCAAGGACCTCACCGTGATCGCGCCCAGCGGCCAGCACGTGGTGGACGGCATCAGCTTCGACATCGCCCGCGGCGAGATCCTCGCCATCGCCGGCGTCCAGGGCAACGGCCAGACGGAACTGACCGAGGCCATCCTGGGTCTCCAGGACCGCGTCCACGGCTCCATCCTGCTCGACGGCGAGGAACTCCTCGGCCGCAGCGTCAAGGATGTCCTCAACGCCGGCGTCGGCTTCGTGCCGGAAGACCGCTCGGTCGACGGCCTGATCGGCACCTTCTCGATCGCCGAAAACCTGATCCTTGACCGGTATGACCAGGCACCGTTCGCCAGGGGCATCAGCATGAGTCCCGCCAAGGTCCTGGAGAACGCCAAGACCCGGATCGACGAGTTCGACGTGCGCACCCCGTCCGGATCGCTGGCCGCCGGCACGCTGTCCGGCGGCAACCAGCAGAAACTCGTGATGGCCCGGGAGCTCTCCCGGCCGCTGCGGCTCTTCATCGCCTCCCAGCCCACCCGCGGCGTGGATGTCGGATCCATCGAGTTCCTGCACAAGCGCATCGTGGCCGAGCGCGACCACGGCACCCCCGTGATGATCGTCTCCACCGAACTGGACGAGGTGATTGAGCTCGCCGACCGGATCGCGGTGCTCTACAAGGGCAAACTGGTCGGGATCGTCCCGGCCGGCACCTCACGGGGGGTCCTGGGCCTGATGATGGCCGGTCTGTCCCCGGAGGACGCCCCCGCCGACGCCCCCGCCGACGCCGCGGGCAGCCGCCCGGCCCGCCGCTCCGCGGAAAACCCCGCTGACCTTCCGCCCGCTGACCTTCCGGCAACGACCCCGGCCCCCGCCGCCCTGCCCGTGCAGGAGCCCCGCTCCGGCGCCGTAGGAGACGACCATGAGTGAGAACAACGAGCCGCACCGCCCGGCTGAACCGGAACCGGGCTCCCCGGCGCCGAAGGAGGACACCGCCCTGGTGACCTCGCTGGACACCGCCGGCGGGGCGATGCGGCCATCGGCGGTGCCCGTCTCGGCCCAGAGCGGGTCCCTCCCCGGCGGCGAGGACTCGGCCTCGGTGCTGCGCAAGATCTTCACTGGCAACGGCATCGTCACCATCCTCGCCGTCGTCCTCGCCCTGATCCTGGGCGGGCTGCTCATTGCCAGCACAGACAAGGCGGTCGCCGCCACCTCCAGCTACCTGTTTGCCCGCCCGACTGACTTCCTTGCCGCCGTCTGGTCGGCCGCGACCAGCTCCTACGTCGCGCTCTTCCAGGGCTCGGTCTTCAACCCGCGGGGGAGCGGAATAGGCGGACAATTCGCCCCGCTGATGGAGACCCTGACCATCGCCACCCCGCTGATCACCGCAGGCCTCGGCGTGGCCCTGGCGTTCCGAGCCGGCCTGTTCAACATCGGCGCCCAGGGCCAGATCATCATGGCCGGCATCCTGGCCGCCTGGGTGGGCTTCGCGCTGGACCTGCCGGCGGGGCTCCACCTGCTGCTGGTCCTGCTCGCGGGAGTCATCGGCGGCGCCGTCTGGGGCGGCCTCGTGGGCGTGCTCAAGGCCAGAACCGGAGCCCATGAGGTCATCGTGACCATCATGTTCAACTACATCGCCCTGTACCTCGTCCGGTACCTGCTCGATTCGCCGGCGTTCCAGCGGCCGGGGGAGGCAACCCCGATCTCCCCGATCCTGGACCCCACGGCCGTGTACCCGCAGATCTTCGGCAGCCAGTACCGGCTGCATCTTGGCTTCCTGCTGGCCATCGCGGCGACAATATTCGTCTCCTGGCTGCTGAACCGCTCGACCGTCGGCTTCGAGTTCCGCGCGGTGGGGGCCAATCCCAAGGCAGCCCTGACCGCCGGCATCAACGTTCCCCGCGCCACGATCCTGGTGATGGCCATCGCCGGGGCCCTGGCCGGACTGTCCGGCGTCGCGCAGGTGGCGGGCACCGAAAAGGTCCTCACCGACGGCGTCGCCGCAACCTACGGTTTTGACGCCATCACCGTCGCGCTGCTGGGGCGTTCGACGCCGTGGGGCACCTTTGCCGCCGGAGTGCTGTTCGGCGCCTTCCGCGCCGGCGCGGTCCAGATGCAGATCCAGACCGGAACCCCGATCGACATCGTGCTGGTGGTCCAGTCGCTCATTGTGCTGTTCATCGCGGCGCCGCCGCTGGTCCGGCTGATTTTCGGACTCAACCCGCGCAAAAAGAAGGCCGCCACCGCCCGCAAGTCCCAGAAGGCAGCCACCACCGGAGGTGCAGCATGAGCACAACGGCAACCTCACCCGTCCCGGGAAAACCTGCCAAGCCGCAGCAGGGACAACCGCAGCCGGCCGGGAACGGCAAGCCTGCGGTGTCCGCCAAGCCCGTCACCTGGAAGCTGCCGGTGACACTGCTGGTGCTGGCCGTTCTGGCGTTCATCTTCTTCGGCCTGCTGGGCCCCCAGAAGACCGCCAGGTTCGGCATCTCCTCCGGCGGGGACTTCTTCCAGCTGCCCGCCATCGAAGTGCCTGCCTACCTCGCCGGAATCGTGCTGACCGTGATCATGCTGGGCCTCGCCGGCTACGCCATGTTCCTGAAGACGAAAAACGTCCGGCCCCCGCGCTGGCTGCCGGTCCTCTTCACGGTCCTTTTTGTGGTCTCCTTCCTGATCTGGGTCGTCGGCGGCGCCCGGACCCCCAGCATCTCGCTGGCCGGCCTCATCGCCGGATCCGTGACCCTCGCCGTGCCGATCGTTTTTGGCTCGCTGTCGGGTGTCCTGTGCGAACGCGCCGGCGTCGTGAACATCGCCATCGAGGGCCAGCTCCTGGGCGGCGCCTTCACGGCGGCGATCGTGGCCAGCCTGACCGACAACCCCTACCTGGGCCTGCTCGCGGCAGCCGTCGCCGGCGCCCTCGTCTCCATGGTGCTGGCGGTCTTCAGCATCAAGTACGTGGTCAACCAGATCATCGTCGGTGTGGTGCTCAATGTCCTGATCTCGGGCCTCACCGGCTTCCTGTTCAGCACCGTGATGCAGGCGGACAAGGAAATGTTCAACTCGCCGGGCCGGCTTCCCATCATCGAAATCCCGGTGCTCTCCAGCATCCCGGTCCTCGGCCCCATCCTCTTCAAGCAGTCCGTGGTGGGCTACCTGATGTACGTGGCCGTGATCGTGGTGTGGATCGGGCTGTTCAAGACGAAGTGGGGCCTCCGGGTCCGCTCCGTCGGCGAGCACCCGCAGGCCGCCGACACGCTGGGCATCAAGGTCAACGCGACCCGTTTCTGGAACGTCACCCTTGGCGGCGCCGTCGCCGGGATCGGCGGATCGTTCTTCACCCTC
It includes:
- a CDS encoding ABC transporter permease, encoding MSENNEPHRPAEPEPGSPAPKEDTALVTSLDTAGGAMRPSAVPVSAQSGSLPGGEDSASVLRKIFTGNGIVTILAVVLALILGGLLIASTDKAVAATSSYLFARPTDFLAAVWSAATSSYVALFQGSVFNPRGSGIGGQFAPLMETLTIATPLITAGLGVALAFRAGLFNIGAQGQIIMAGILAAWVGFALDLPAGLHLLLVLLAGVIGGAVWGGLVGVLKARTGAHEVIVTIMFNYIALYLVRYLLDSPAFQRPGEATPISPILDPTAVYPQIFGSQYRLHLGFLLAIAATIFVSWLLNRSTVGFEFRAVGANPKAALTAGINVPRATILVMAIAGALAGLSGVAQVAGTEKVLTDGVAATYGFDAITVALLGRSTPWGTFAAGVLFGAFRAGAVQMQIQTGTPIDIVLVVQSLIVLFIAAPPLVRLIFGLNPRKKKAATARKSQKAATTGGAA
- a CDS encoding ABC transporter ATP-binding protein, which gives rise to MKLELKGITKRFGSLVANDHIDVVVEPGQIHCLLGENGAGKSTLMNVLYGLYEPTEGQILVDGKPVTFRGPGDAMAAGIGMVHQHFMLVPVFTVAENVALGAETTKAGGFLNLDDTRRKIKEISDRYGFDVDPDALIEDLPVGVQQRVEIIKALVRDAKVLILDEPTAVLTPQDTDELLDIMRQLKSHGTSIVFISHKLREVKAVSDTITVIRRGKVVGTADPSASTTELASMMVGRAVNLTLDKAPAQPQETTFQVKDLTVIAPSGQHVVDGISFDIARGEILAIAGVQGNGQTELTEAILGLQDRVHGSILLDGEELLGRSVKDVLNAGVGFVPEDRSVDGLIGTFSIAENLILDRYDQAPFARGISMSPAKVLENAKTRIDEFDVRTPSGSLAAGTLSGGNQQKLVMARELSRPLRLFIASQPTRGVDVGSIEFLHKRIVAERDHGTPVMIVSTELDEVIELADRIAVLYKGKLVGIVPAGTSRGVLGLMMAGLSPEDAPADAPADAAGSRPARRSAENPADLPPADLPATTPAPAALPVQEPRSGAVGDDHE
- a CDS encoding ABC transporter permease, whose translation is MSTTATSPVPGKPAKPQQGQPQPAGNGKPAVSAKPVTWKLPVTLLVLAVLAFIFFGLLGPQKTARFGISSGGDFFQLPAIEVPAYLAGIVLTVIMLGLAGYAMFLKTKNVRPPRWLPVLFTVLFVVSFLIWVVGGARTPSISLAGLIAGSVTLAVPIVFGSLSGVLCERAGVVNIAIEGQLLGGAFTAAIVASLTDNPYLGLLAAAVAGALVSMVLAVFSIKYVVNQIIVGVVLNVLISGLTGFLFSTVMQADKEMFNSPGRLPIIEIPVLSSIPVLGPILFKQSVVGYLMYVAVIVVWIGLFKTKWGLRVRSVGEHPQAADTLGIKVNATRFWNVTLGGAVAGIGGSFFTLVAIDSFTKEISGGRGFIALAAMILGRWNPIGAFFAALLFGFADNLQSIVTIIGTPVPSQFMAMLPYLVTVFAVAGLVGRSRPPAASGIPYVKG